Proteins encoded in a region of the Nicotiana tomentosiformis chromosome 9, ASM39032v3, whole genome shotgun sequence genome:
- the LOC104090019 gene encoding uncharacterized protein: MDLQQQYREKGFKKYSELNSLLLVAERNNDLLMRNHENRSSGSTPLPKVDEVYSHYAKCGKGRGPVHSHGRGHGQGRNFSSVNHSPKKHNFQKWKGKDEKPKAKSSETECYHCGGKGHWKNICRIPKYLVELYQASLKNKGLGDNFVHDNEFGITHLDMTDFF, from the coding sequence ATGGATTTGCAACAGCAGTATcgagagaaaggtttcaagaagtacTCTGAGTTGAATTCTCTTCTCCTTGTGGCTGAACGAAACAACGACTTGCTTATGAGAAATCACGAAAATCGATCCAGTGGGTCTACACCATTGCCTAAAGTGGATGAAGTGTATTCTCATTATGCTAAGTGTGGAAAAGGTCGTGGCCCTGTTCATAGCCATGGTCGTGGCCATGGACAAGGAAGAAATTTTTCTAGTGTTAATCATTCCCCAAAGAAACATAACTTCCAAAAGTGGAAAGGGAAAGATGAGAAGCCAAAAGCAAAGAGTTCAGAAACTGAATGTTATCATTGCGGTGGAAAAGGGCATTGGAAAAATATTTGTCGCATACCAAAAtatttggttgagctttatcaagcatctCTAAAGAATAAAGGCCTTGGAGATAATTTTGTCCATGACAATGAATTTGGCATCACCCACTTGGATATGACAGATTTCTTTTAG